Proteins encoded within one genomic window of Xylophilus sp. GOD-11R:
- a CDS encoding ABC transporter substrate-binding protein, translating to MERPAHHWIAALLVSIGLSTLAIPAAAQTAPKISDGRVRFGVLTDMNGPTSDLAGPGSVLAAQMAVEDFGGKVLGLPVDVVSADHQMKPDLAANTARQWFDTQQVDAILDLASSPIALAVMEIARQKNRIAFVNGAGTSRITNDACNANTVHTSWDAYSQSYSLVDAVAKQGGDSWFFITLDNAGGHGVERDGMAAVKAAGAKVVGSVRFPLNSPDFSSYVLQAQSSRAKVVALIASGTDSVNAFKAINEFGLNKTQKVVAMVTFIPEVHALGLQAAQGLILNEAFYWDADAGTRQFSERFFARFKKMPDAVHAGIYSSITHYLRAVQAGGTDEAAAVMKKMKETPVDDFYAHGGRIREDGRMVFDMRLVQVKKPAESKKPWDYYQVLATIPAEQAFQPLAKSTCPLIRKP from the coding sequence ATGGAACGCCCCGCCCACCACTGGATCGCCGCCCTGCTGGTGTCGATCGGCCTGAGCACCCTGGCCATTCCCGCCGCCGCCCAGACCGCGCCGAAGATCTCCGACGGCCGGGTGCGCTTCGGCGTGCTCACCGACATGAACGGCCCCACCTCCGACCTCGCCGGCCCCGGCTCGGTGCTGGCTGCACAGATGGCGGTCGAGGACTTCGGCGGCAAGGTGCTCGGCCTGCCGGTCGACGTGGTCTCGGCCGACCACCAGATGAAACCCGACCTGGCCGCCAACACCGCGCGCCAGTGGTTCGACACCCAGCAGGTCGACGCGATCCTGGACCTGGCCAGCTCGCCGATCGCGCTGGCCGTCATGGAGATCGCGCGGCAGAAGAACCGCATCGCCTTCGTCAACGGTGCCGGAACCTCGCGCATCACCAACGACGCCTGCAACGCCAACACGGTGCACACCTCCTGGGACGCCTATTCGCAGTCGTACAGCCTGGTCGACGCGGTGGCCAAGCAAGGAGGCGACAGCTGGTTCTTCATCACGCTCGACAACGCCGGCGGCCACGGTGTCGAGCGCGACGGCATGGCCGCGGTGAAGGCCGCCGGCGCCAAGGTGGTGGGCAGCGTGCGATTTCCGCTGAATTCGCCGGACTTTTCTTCCTACGTGCTGCAGGCCCAGTCGTCCAGGGCCAAGGTGGTCGCGCTCATCGCCTCGGGCACCGACTCGGTCAACGCCTTCAAGGCGATCAACGAGTTCGGCCTGAACAAGACGCAGAAGGTGGTCGCCATGGTGACCTTCATTCCCGAGGTGCACGCCCTGGGCCTGCAGGCGGCGCAGGGGCTGATCCTCAACGAAGCCTTCTACTGGGACGCCGATGCCGGCACCCGGCAGTTCTCCGAACGCTTCTTCGCCCGCTTCAAGAAGATGCCCGACGCGGTGCATGCCGGCATCTACTCGTCCATCACCCACTACCTGCGCGCGGTGCAGGCCGGCGGCACCGACGAGGCGGCGGCCGTCATGAAGAAGATGAAGGAAACGCCGGTCGACGACTTCTACGCCCACGGCGGCCGCATCCGCGAGGACGGCCGCATGGTGTTCGACATGCGCTTGGTGCAGGTCAAGAAGCCGGCCGAGTCGAAGAAACCCTGGGACTACTACCAGGTGCTGGCCACCATTCCCGCCGAGCAGGCCTTCCAGCCGCTGGCCAAGAGCACCTGCCCGCTCATCCGGAAACCCTGA
- a CDS encoding branched-chain amino acid ABC transporter permease, translated as MDIFGVPHQALLGQMFIGLVNGSFYAILSLGLAIIFGLLNVVNFAHGALYMLGALLTWMALNYLGINYWLALLVAPLAVGGLGMVFERTMIRHLRRLDPIYGLLLTFGMAQVLQSLASNSYGVTGLSYSPPELLRGATDVGFMRLPNYRAWVVVASMAVCLSTWYVVERTRLGAYLRAGTENPGMVQAFGINLPLIVTLTYGFGAALAAFAGVLAAPVVQVSPLMGADIVVVVFAVVVVGGMGSILGSIVTGLLLGVVEGLTRVYYPPASNVVIFAIMAVVLMFRPSGLFGTAK; from the coding sequence ATGGACATCTTCGGCGTTCCCCACCAGGCCCTGCTCGGGCAGATGTTCATCGGGCTGGTCAACGGCTCGTTCTACGCCATCCTGAGCCTGGGACTGGCCATCATCTTCGGCCTGCTCAACGTGGTGAACTTCGCCCACGGCGCGCTCTACATGCTGGGCGCGCTGCTCACCTGGATGGCGCTCAACTACCTGGGCATCAACTACTGGCTGGCGCTGCTGGTCGCGCCGCTGGCCGTGGGCGGCCTGGGCATGGTCTTCGAGCGCACCATGATCCGCCACCTGCGCAGGCTCGACCCCATCTACGGCCTGCTGCTGACCTTCGGCATGGCCCAGGTGCTGCAGAGCCTGGCGAGCAATTCCTACGGCGTCACCGGCCTGTCGTACAGCCCGCCCGAACTGCTGCGCGGCGCCACCGACGTGGGCTTCATGCGGCTGCCCAACTACCGTGCCTGGGTCGTCGTGGCCTCCATGGCGGTCTGCCTGTCGACCTGGTACGTGGTGGAGCGCACCCGCCTGGGCGCCTACCTGCGCGCCGGCACCGAAAACCCCGGCATGGTGCAGGCCTTCGGCATCAACCTGCCGCTGATCGTCACGCTCACCTACGGCTTCGGCGCCGCGCTCGCGGCCTTCGCCGGCGTGCTGGCCGCGCCGGTGGTGCAGGTCAGCCCGCTGATGGGCGCCGACATCGTGGTGGTGGTGTTCGCGGTGGTGGTGGTCGGCGGCATGGGCTCGATCCTCGGCTCCATCGTCACCGGCCTGCTGCTCGGCGTGGTCGAGGGCCTGACCCGCGTGTACTACCCGCCGGCCTCCAACGTGGTGATCTTCGCGATCATGGCGGTGGTGCTGATGTTCCGTCCTTCCGGCCTGTTCGGCACCGCCAAATGA
- a CDS encoding branched-chain amino acid ABC transporter permease, with product MNHTHTTSPTPSRLARLRGPAIVLLLLASLAAPLVVYPVFMMKIYCFALFASAFNLLFGFAGLMSFGHAAFLGSAAYICGYSVRSLGFPPELGLLAGTATAAVLGFVVGRLAIRREGIYFSMVTLALAQMVYFICLQAPFTGSEDGIQGIPRGKLLGFIDLDNPLAMYYFVLAIFVFGFWSVHRIVHSPFGQVLKAIRENEPRAISLGYDVQRYKLVTFVLSASLAGLAGATKTLVFQLVTLTDVHWSTSGEAVLMTLVGGMGTIFGPLVGAAVVVSLEHYLSGLGSWVTLIMGLIFMACVLMFREGIVGSARSFWQWRRARREAATAAKPLSVNAEA from the coding sequence ATGAACCACACGCACACGACCTCCCCCACCCCGTCGCGCCTGGCCCGCCTGCGCGGCCCGGCCATCGTCCTGCTGCTGCTGGCCAGTCTGGCGGCGCCGCTGGTGGTGTATCCGGTCTTCATGATGAAGATCTACTGCTTCGCGCTCTTCGCCAGCGCGTTCAACCTGCTGTTCGGCTTCGCCGGGCTGATGTCCTTCGGCCATGCAGCGTTTCTGGGCAGCGCGGCCTACATCTGCGGCTACTCGGTGCGCAGCCTGGGTTTTCCGCCCGAGCTCGGCCTGTTGGCCGGCACCGCCACCGCCGCCGTGCTGGGTTTCGTGGTCGGCCGGCTGGCCATCCGGCGCGAGGGCATCTACTTCTCGATGGTGACCCTGGCGCTGGCGCAGATGGTGTATTTCATCTGCCTGCAGGCGCCCTTCACCGGGTCGGAAGACGGCATCCAGGGCATACCGCGCGGCAAGCTGCTCGGCTTCATCGACCTGGACAACCCCCTGGCCATGTACTACTTCGTGCTCGCCATCTTCGTTTTTGGTTTCTGGTCGGTGCACCGCATCGTGCATTCGCCCTTCGGCCAGGTGCTCAAGGCCATCCGCGAGAACGAGCCGCGCGCCATCTCGCTGGGCTACGACGTGCAGCGCTACAAGCTGGTGACCTTCGTGCTGTCGGCCTCGCTCGCCGGCCTGGCCGGCGCCACCAAGACCCTGGTGTTCCAGCTGGTCACCCTCACCGACGTGCACTGGTCCACCTCCGGCGAGGCGGTGCTGATGACGCTGGTGGGCGGCATGGGTACCATCTTCGGCCCGCTGGTGGGCGCGGCCGTGGTGGTGTCGCTGGAGCATTACCTCTCGGGGTTGGGCTCCTGGGTCACGCTCATCATGGGTTTGATCTTCATGGCCTGCGTGCTGATGTTCCGCGAGGGCATCGTCGGCAGCGCCCGCTCGTTCTGGCAGTGGCGCCGCGCGCGCCGCGAAGCCGCTACCGCGGCAAAGCCGCTTTCCGTCAACGCCGAGGCCTGA
- a CDS encoding amidohydrolase family protein, giving the protein MDKFDPRYKKSNFPQIRPDWLALTQEEVLLPEQRIVDTHHHFWDEESAPYHAGDLLADLRGGHAVEATVLVECKARYRADGPVHLRPVGETEFAVAQAEHAARQGVNVCQGIVGWADLQLGERVEEVLAAHAEAGKGRFRGVRCRAAWSDDPVLAGPADGPPAGLVLEADFQAGVRTLTRMGYSLDLWLYHTQLGDAIRLAQDCAETPVVLNHVGGPLGIGPFAGRRAEVFDVWRRDMLALARCANVHVKLGGLAMPRTGFPFASAAAPVSSEELAAAWRPYIETCIEAFGAERCMFESNFPVDKGMCGYTVLWNAFKRVVGGASVGEREALFDGTARVFYRI; this is encoded by the coding sequence ATGGATAAATTCGACCCCCGCTACAAGAAGAGCAACTTCCCGCAGATCCGTCCGGACTGGCTCGCGCTGACGCAGGAGGAAGTGCTGCTGCCGGAGCAGCGCATCGTCGACACCCACCACCATTTCTGGGACGAGGAAAGCGCGCCCTACCACGCCGGCGACCTGCTGGCCGACCTGCGTGGCGGCCACGCGGTCGAGGCGACGGTGCTCGTCGAATGCAAGGCCCGCTATCGCGCCGACGGGCCGGTGCATCTGCGCCCGGTCGGCGAGACCGAGTTCGCGGTGGCGCAGGCCGAGCATGCGGCCCGGCAGGGGGTGAACGTGTGCCAGGGCATCGTCGGCTGGGCCGATCTGCAGCTCGGCGAGCGGGTCGAGGAGGTGCTGGCCGCGCATGCCGAGGCGGGCAAGGGGCGGTTTCGGGGCGTGCGTTGCCGGGCCGCGTGGAGCGACGACCCGGTGCTGGCCGGGCCTGCGGACGGGCCGCCTGCCGGGCTCGTGCTGGAGGCGGATTTCCAGGCCGGGGTGCGGACCTTGACCCGGATGGGCTACAGCCTGGATCTCTGGCTGTATCACACGCAGTTGGGCGATGCGATCCGGCTGGCGCAGGACTGTGCGGAGACGCCTGTCGTGTTGAACCATGTCGGCGGGCCGTTGGGGATCGGGCCGTTCGCCGGGCGGCGGGCGGAGGTGTTCGATGTCTGGCGCCGGGACATGCTGGCATTGGCTCGTTGTGCCAATGTGCATGTCAAGCTGGGCGGGCTGGCGATGCCGCGGACCGGCTTTCCGTTCGCTTCTGCTGCAGCGCCTGTTTCGTCCGAGGAGCTGGCTGCTGCCTGGAGGCCCTACATCGAGACCTGCATCGAAGCTTTCGGGGCAGAGCGTTGCATGTTCGAGAGCAACTTTCCTGTCGATAAAGGGATGTGTGGGTACACCGTGCTTTGGAATGCCTTCAAGCGGGTGGTGGGGGGGGCGTCCGTTGGCGAACGGGAGGCGCTGTTTGACGGTACTGCGCGGGTGTTTTATCGGATTTGA
- a CDS encoding IS110 family transposase yields MNSQVGVDVSKAKLDAALLNEQGKYRTKVFPNTASGCAALFGWLVEHVQGGVSQVHVCMEATGTYHELLACSLHDQGVLVSVANPMKVKRFIEVEGTRNKTDSADARSLARFCRMTRPEAWEAPSRAVRELQALVARLDTLQQIRQGELNRLDVAHSAVQPSLQEMIDVLTQSIKEVQRRIRQTIDDDPDLQKRDGLLQSIPGIGERTVAQLLARIGRPERFKSIKELAAFASVSPLIRQSGTSLNKHHGTHAQGHRELKKALYFPAIVASRCNPIVAAFSQRLRAQNKPKKVVVVACMHKLLAIVFGVLRSGKPFDPSLVSAAGA; encoded by the coding sequence ATGAACTCTCAAGTGGGCGTAGATGTCAGCAAGGCCAAGCTCGATGCGGCGTTGCTCAACGAGCAGGGCAAGTACAGGACCAAGGTTTTTCCCAACACGGCAAGCGGTTGCGCGGCCTTGTTTGGCTGGTTGGTCGAGCACGTACAGGGCGGTGTGTCGCAAGTGCATGTCTGCATGGAGGCCACCGGCACGTACCACGAACTGCTCGCGTGTTCGCTTCACGACCAGGGCGTGCTGGTCTCGGTCGCCAACCCGATGAAGGTCAAACGCTTCATCGAGGTGGAGGGCACGCGCAACAAGACCGACAGCGCTGACGCCAGGAGCCTGGCGAGGTTCTGCCGGATGACGCGGCCAGAGGCCTGGGAGGCACCGAGCAGGGCGGTGCGGGAGTTGCAGGCGCTGGTTGCGCGTCTGGACACGCTGCAGCAGATCCGCCAGGGCGAGCTCAACCGCCTGGATGTGGCGCACAGCGCGGTACAACCCTCGTTGCAGGAGATGATTGATGTGCTGACGCAATCGATCAAGGAGGTCCAGCGCCGGATTCGCCAGACCATCGACGACGACCCGGATCTTCAGAAGCGAGATGGTTTGCTGCAGAGCATTCCGGGCATTGGAGAGCGCACGGTGGCGCAACTGCTGGCGCGCATAGGCCGGCCCGAGCGATTCAAGTCGATCAAGGAGCTGGCGGCGTTTGCGAGTGTTTCGCCCTTGATCAGACAGTCGGGCACTTCGCTCAACAAGCACCATGGCACTCATGCGCAGGGCCACCGGGAGCTGAAGAAGGCGTTGTATTTCCCGGCAATTGTCGCCAGTCGATGCAATCCGATCGTTGCGGCATTCAGCCAGCGTCTGAGGGCGCAGAACAAGCCTAAGAAGGTCGTGGTAGTGGCCTGCATGCACAAGTTGCTGGCGATCGTTTTTGGAGTACTCAGGTCGGGCAAACCATTCGACCCGTCGCTGGTTTCTGCAGCCGGGGCTTGA
- a CDS encoding MBL fold metallo-hydrolase: protein MVVRFKIGTVTATRVEEMIDRSFLFRDFFRLSTEEDVARNIDWMAPGHYEADSGRLLLSMHSWLVDTGRAKILIDGCIGNDKDRPGRPDWCQLQTPFLERLAAAGARPEDIDYVLCTHLHADHVGWNTRLVDGRWVPTFPNAKYVFGRKEHEFWAGKFATDANSHHLAGYRDSVLPVVEAGQAMVVDDYAEIADCLVVAPTPGHTPGHVALWLTSGGEAAVFTGDMIHHPVQLRNPGWSCFGCIDQVQSVATRTRVLGECVDRGATLLPAHFLAPFGGKLRREGEGFWWGDRGD, encoded by the coding sequence ATGGTGGTGAGATTCAAGATCGGCACGGTGACGGCCACGCGGGTGGAGGAAATGATCGACCGGAGCTTTCTGTTCCGCGACTTCTTCCGCCTGTCCACCGAGGAGGACGTGGCGCGCAACATCGACTGGATGGCGCCTGGCCATTACGAGGCCGACAGCGGCCGGCTATTGCTGAGCATGCATTCGTGGCTGGTGGACACCGGCCGGGCGAAGATCCTGATCGATGGCTGCATCGGCAACGACAAGGACCGGCCGGGGCGGCCGGACTGGTGCCAGCTGCAGACGCCCTTTCTCGAACGGCTGGCCGCTGCCGGCGCCCGGCCGGAAGACATCGACTATGTGCTGTGCACCCATCTGCATGCCGACCACGTGGGTTGGAACACGCGGCTGGTGGATGGGCGGTGGGTGCCGACCTTTCCCAACGCCAAGTACGTCTTCGGACGCAAGGAGCACGAGTTCTGGGCGGGGAAGTTCGCGACGGATGCGAACAGTCATCACCTGGCGGGGTATCGGGACAGTGTGCTGCCGGTGGTGGAGGCGGGACAGGCGATGGTGGTCGACGACTACGCGGAGATCGCCGACTGTCTGGTCGTCGCGCCGACGCCCGGGCATACGCCGGGGCATGTGGCCCTGTGGCTTACCTCGGGTGGTGAGGCGGCCGTGTTCACCGGGGACATGATTCATCACCCGGTGCAACTGAGGAATCCGGGGTGGAGTTGTTTTGGGTGTATCGACCAGGTGCAGTCTGTCGCGACCCGGACGCGGGTTTTGGGGGAGTGCGTTGATCGGGGGGCTACGTTGTTGCCAGCGCATTTCTTGGCGCCGTTTGGGGGGAAGTTGAGGAGGGAGGGTGAGGGGTTCTGGTGGGGGGATCGCGGCGATTGA
- a CDS encoding ABC transporter ATP-binding protein translates to MSGDNTVLSGRGLVVGYGGRPVLEGLDFDLRANEVLCLIGHNGAGKSTLLKALVGLIPVSAGEIALHGRAIARPSPRDLVAGGVSLVPEGRGIFPGLTVAETMRLGLWAAGVPKAEQAARLDWVLSVLPLLKDFYDRRAGSLSGGQQQMVSIGRALLSQPRCLLMDEPSIGLAPKLFQDLLRPIRELQDRTGMSILLVEQNVKEALKISDRVLVMKAGAIVRDTVPAELADNARLMELY, encoded by the coding sequence ATGAGCGGCGACAACACGGTACTGAGCGGACGCGGCCTGGTCGTGGGCTACGGCGGGCGGCCGGTGCTCGAAGGCCTGGATTTCGACCTGCGGGCCAACGAGGTGCTGTGCCTCATCGGCCACAACGGCGCCGGCAAGTCGACGCTGCTGAAGGCGCTGGTCGGGCTGATCCCGGTGTCGGCCGGCGAGATCGCGCTGCACGGCCGCGCCATTGCCCGGCCCAGCCCCCGGGACCTGGTGGCCGGCGGCGTGTCGCTGGTGCCCGAGGGGCGCGGCATCTTCCCCGGCCTCACCGTCGCCGAGACCATGCGGCTCGGCCTGTGGGCCGCCGGCGTGCCCAAGGCCGAGCAGGCCGCCCGGCTGGACTGGGTGCTGTCGGTGCTGCCACTGCTGAAGGACTTCTACGACCGGCGCGCCGGCTCGCTGTCGGGTGGTCAGCAGCAGATGGTTTCCATCGGCCGTGCGCTGCTCAGCCAGCCGCGCTGCCTGCTGATGGACGAGCCTTCCATCGGCCTGGCGCCCAAGCTGTTCCAGGACCTGCTGCGGCCGATCCGCGAGCTGCAGGACCGCACCGGCATGTCGATCCTGCTGGTGGAGCAGAACGTCAAGGAAGCGCTGAAGATCTCCGACCGGGTGCTGGTGATGAAGGCGGGCGCGATCGTGCGCGACACCGTGCCCGCCGAGCTGGCCGACAACGCCCGGCTGATGGAGCTGTACTGA
- a CDS encoding ABC transporter ATP-binding protein: MSVTPLTASDTAPPILEIRHLNKSFGGLKVTDDVSISLRPGIVTTLVGPNGAGKTTLFNQITGHLAQDSGEILLHGQPIGRAAHWRIARMGVGRTFQDLRLFDQMSVEENVLTAMEPRAWLWQRGGRAGARGRADRVAQILEQTRLAGKARVRAIDLSYAERKFLSIARVMATDSTLWLLDEPASGLDRNSYALFLELLRSQTRRGVTVCIIEHNLDIVVGISDRIAFLDRGKLLADGEPAQVLADPHLAAIYFGEQAA, from the coding sequence ATGAGCGTCACCCCTCTCACCGCGAGCGACACCGCGCCGCCCATCCTGGAGATCCGCCACCTCAACAAGAGCTTCGGCGGTCTGAAGGTGACCGACGACGTCTCCATCAGCCTGCGCCCGGGCATCGTCACCACCCTGGTCGGCCCCAACGGCGCGGGCAAGACCACGCTCTTCAACCAGATCACCGGCCACTTGGCGCAGGACTCCGGCGAAATCCTGCTGCACGGCCAGCCGATCGGCCGCGCTGCCCACTGGCGCATCGCCCGCATGGGCGTGGGTCGCACCTTTCAGGACCTGCGGCTCTTCGACCAGATGAGCGTGGAAGAAAACGTGCTGACCGCCATGGAGCCGCGCGCCTGGCTGTGGCAGCGCGGTGGTCGGGCGGGCGCACGTGGCCGCGCCGACCGGGTCGCGCAGATCCTCGAGCAGACCCGGCTGGCCGGCAAGGCCCGGGTGCGGGCCATCGACCTGTCGTACGCGGAGCGCAAGTTCCTCAGCATCGCCCGCGTCATGGCCACCGACTCCACGCTCTGGTTGCTCGACGAGCCGGCCTCCGGGCTGGACCGCAACTCGTACGCGCTTTTCCTGGAACTCCTGCGCTCGCAGACCCGGCGTGGCGTGACCGTCTGCATCATCGAGCACAACCTCGATATCGTCGTCGGCATCTCCGACCGCATCGCCTTTCTGGATCGCGGCAAGTTGCTGGCCGACGGCGAGCCGGCCCAGGTGCTGGCCGATCCGCACCTGGCGGCCATCTATTTCGGGGAGCAGGCGGCATGA
- a CDS encoding branched-chain amino acid ABC transporter permease, with amino-acid sequence MLAYLLNLATLICINAILAVTLNFILGYAGIFSLAHAIFFGIGAYVAAYMGLTWGSSLLAVLPVAMAVAGALSLVLALPALRVRGEYFVAASLGLQMLGLTVFAEWKSVTGGNSGLSAIPPARLFQQELDGPYEALGLAAGCLLAIVAVTSVLLKTSFGRNLRAVRDSESAACACGKNVAAIKTLSVVVSSALAAVAGVLYAFYLSFINVESFTLDTSVQLMAMIIIGGVGTVLGPIVGAVLLMVLPSLFSYLPFLPQTEVGSIQQIVYGLAMVLLMIYRPGGIAGVARQGVK; translated from the coding sequence ATGCTGGCCTACCTGCTCAACCTGGCGACGCTGATCTGCATCAACGCGATCCTGGCGGTCACCCTCAACTTCATCCTGGGCTATGCCGGCATCTTCTCGCTGGCCCACGCCATCTTCTTCGGCATCGGTGCTTACGTGGCCGCCTACATGGGCCTGACCTGGGGCTCCTCGCTGCTGGCGGTGCTGCCGGTGGCCATGGCGGTGGCCGGCGCGCTGTCGCTGGTGCTGGCCTTGCCGGCGCTGCGGGTGCGGGGCGAATACTTCGTCGCCGCCTCGCTCGGGCTGCAGATGCTGGGTCTGACGGTCTTTGCCGAATGGAAGTCGGTCACCGGCGGCAACAGCGGCCTGAGCGCGATACCGCCGGCGCGGCTGTTCCAGCAGGAGCTCGACGGCCCTTACGAGGCGCTCGGCCTGGCGGCGGGCTGCCTGCTCGCGATCGTCGCGGTCACCAGCGTGCTGCTCAAGACCAGCTTCGGCCGTAACTTGCGCGCGGTGCGCGACAGCGAATCGGCTGCATGCGCCTGCGGCAAGAACGTGGCGGCGATCAAGACGCTGAGCGTGGTCGTCTCCTCGGCCCTGGCGGCGGTGGCCGGCGTGCTCTACGCCTTCTACCTGAGCTTCATCAACGTGGAGAGCTTCACGCTCGACACCTCGGTGCAGCTCATGGCCATGATCATCATCGGTGGCGTCGGCACGGTGCTCGGCCCCATCGTCGGCGCGGTGCTGCTGATGGTGCTGCCCAGCCTGTTCAGCTACCTGCCGTTTCTGCCGCAGACCGAGGTGGGCTCGATCCAGCAGATCGTCTATGGCCTGGCGATGGTGCTGCTCATGATCTACCGGCCCGGCGGCATCGCGGGCGTGGCGAGGCAGGGGGTGAAATGA
- a CDS encoding branched-chain amino acid ABC transporter permease → MLLLQLLINGLQVGALYALTAVGFSLIFGSTKVFHFAHGSTFTIAGYVFYWLYSIAHLHWSLATAAAAVAAVAFGVFMDRCVYLPIKRHEGSYFTVFVASFGAAIIVQNAIGIVFGRSFISVSTPLSASVELMPSLFVSPLSGIAIVCAVVFFLALQVFLMRTNVGVALRALSENPELVRVFGMNPRRLSTVVFALGSLLAVPAAILTSASAGLNPAIGHHVMLISMAATIVGGVGSLRGAACAGLLLGMAENLALLWFPPQWTDAVSFIVLFAFILFRPTGFFGRPVAS, encoded by the coding sequence ATGCTGCTGCTGCAACTGCTGATCAACGGCCTGCAGGTAGGGGCGCTCTACGCCCTCACCGCGGTCGGCTTCTCGCTGATCTTCGGCTCGACCAAGGTGTTCCATTTCGCGCATGGCTCCACCTTCACCATCGCCGGCTACGTCTTCTACTGGCTCTACTCCATCGCCCACCTGCACTGGTCGCTGGCCACGGCCGCGGCGGCGGTCGCGGCGGTGGCCTTCGGCGTGTTCATGGACCGCTGCGTCTACCTGCCGATCAAGCGGCACGAGGGCTCGTACTTCACCGTCTTCGTGGCCTCGTTCGGGGCGGCGATCATCGTGCAGAACGCCATCGGCATCGTCTTCGGCCGCAGCTTCATCTCGGTGTCGACGCCGCTCAGCGCCAGCGTGGAGCTGATGCCCTCGCTCTTCGTCTCGCCGCTGTCGGGCATCGCCATCGTCTGCGCGGTGGTGTTCTTCCTGGCGCTGCAGGTGTTCCTGATGCGGACCAACGTGGGCGTGGCGCTGCGCGCGCTGTCGGAGAACCCCGAGCTGGTGCGGGTCTTCGGCATGAACCCGCGCCGGCTCTCCACGGTGGTGTTCGCGCTCGGCTCGCTGCTGGCGGTGCCGGCGGCCATCCTCACCTCGGCCTCGGCCGGGCTCAACCCGGCCATCGGCCACCACGTGATGCTGATCAGCATGGCCGCCACCATCGTCGGCGGGGTGGGCAGCCTGCGAGGCGCGGCCTGCGCCGGGCTATTGCTGGGCATGGCCGAGAACCTGGCGCTGCTGTGGTTTCCGCCGCAGTGGACCGACGCGGTCAGCTTCATCGTGCTGTTCGCCTTCATCCTGTTCCGGCCGACCGGCTTTTTCGGCCGGCCGGTAGCCTCCTGA
- a CDS encoding ABC transporter substrate-binding protein, producing the protein MTTRSILRAIACAATALACLSAQAQDIRIGANFPLSGPQGSYGDVFMTGSNLAVDHINADKMLPGKLSIVYEDSQGTPQRGVIGMNKLVNVDKVPYVLSSFTGVLKATAPIAARSKTPILNGSGVAPELAEQGPFFWNVLPLISFDVKAMLPYLIKERKAKRFVLIYVDETVGQAVLKEMESTLPAAGGELVAALSIPASLQQFSGIAAKVREARPDAIYIASWGAQQVQIVKQLRDNGVTQQLASFSTFVLPELEALPESKGALYTTQHVNWDSPDPVTRRFVESFRAKYPGKQPTIYAANFYNSVRLFALLSVELQKKGKPITGENLLAQRLETKAFDMVGGRIVFQDNGTVAAPMQVNEYDGKSTRVIAVLPVQ; encoded by the coding sequence ATGACAACCCGGTCCATCCTGCGCGCCATCGCGTGCGCGGCCACGGCCCTCGCCTGCCTTTCGGCCCAGGCGCAGGACATCCGCATCGGCGCCAACTTTCCGCTCAGCGGGCCCCAGGGCTCGTACGGCGACGTCTTCATGACCGGCAGCAACCTGGCGGTGGACCATATCAACGCCGACAAGATGCTGCCGGGCAAGCTGTCCATCGTCTACGAAGACAGCCAGGGCACGCCGCAGCGCGGGGTGATCGGCATGAACAAGCTGGTCAACGTCGACAAGGTGCCTTACGTGCTGTCGTCCTTCACCGGCGTGCTCAAGGCCACCGCGCCCATCGCCGCGCGCAGCAAGACGCCCATCCTCAACGGTTCGGGCGTGGCGCCGGAGCTGGCCGAGCAGGGGCCGTTCTTCTGGAACGTGCTGCCGCTGATCAGCTTCGACGTGAAGGCCATGCTTCCCTACCTGATCAAGGAGCGCAAGGCCAAGCGCTTCGTGCTGATCTACGTCGACGAGACGGTCGGCCAGGCGGTGCTCAAGGAGATGGAGAGCACCCTGCCGGCCGCCGGTGGCGAGCTGGTGGCGGCGCTGTCGATACCGGCGAGCCTGCAGCAGTTCAGCGGCATCGCGGCCAAGGTGCGCGAGGCCAGGCCCGATGCGATCTACATCGCCTCGTGGGGCGCGCAGCAGGTGCAGATCGTCAAGCAGCTGCGCGACAACGGCGTGACCCAGCAGCTCGCCAGCTTCTCGACCTTCGTGCTGCCGGAGCTCGAAGCCCTGCCCGAATCCAAGGGCGCGCTCTACACCACCCAGCACGTCAACTGGGATTCGCCGGACCCGGTCACCCGCCGCTTCGTGGAGTCGTTCCGCGCCAAGTACCCGGGCAAGCAGCCGACCATCTACGCCGCCAACTTCTACAACTCGGTGCGCCTGTTCGCGCTGCTGTCGGTGGAGCTGCAGAAGAAGGGCAAGCCGATCACCGGTGAGAACCTGCTGGCCCAGCGCCTGGAGACCAAGGCCTTCGACATGGTGGGCGGGCGCATCGTCTTCCAGGACAACGGCACCGTGGCCGCGCCGATGCAGGTCAACGAGTACGACGGCAAGTCCACGCGCGTGATCGCCGTGCTGCCGGTGCAGTAG